A genomic stretch from Oleomonas cavernae includes:
- a CDS encoding Ppx/GppA phosphatase family protein has product MIAEPARHGTFRIVDAFSRIVRLGEGIASQGRIAEAAIERTLDALQVCAGRMRRRRVTHIRAIATEACRRASNGGEFLTRALAETGIALEVISPAEEARLAVAGCTPLLDPDRRRALVFDIGGGSTELAWLSVTGPDRATMLDWISLPLGVVTLAERFGGVEVDDRLYGVMVAEVRKALAPFEAKYVAGDAARDHGFQLLGTSGTVTTLAAVRMNLPRYDRARVDGSWLTRVEIDKVIADIRAMPFEGRAANPCIGHDRADLVLAGCAILEAILDAWPEKRLRIADRGLREGVLMGLMAGVMS; this is encoded by the coding sequence TTGATCGCCGAACCGGCGCGCCACGGCACTTTCCGTATCGTCGACGCTTTTTCGCGCATTGTTCGCTTAGGGGAAGGCATCGCTTCGCAGGGCCGCATCGCCGAAGCGGCAATTGAGCGCACCCTCGATGCCCTTCAGGTTTGCGCCGGCCGCATGCGCCGCCGCCGTGTCACCCACATTCGGGCGATCGCGACCGAGGCCTGCCGCCGGGCCTCGAACGGCGGCGAATTCCTGACCCGCGCCCTCGCCGAAACGGGCATCGCGCTCGAAGTGATTTCCCCGGCCGAGGAGGCCCGGCTGGCGGTTGCCGGCTGTACGCCGCTGCTCGATCCCGATCGCCGCCGGGCCCTGGTGTTCGACATCGGCGGCGGCTCGACCGAGCTGGCCTGGCTGTCGGTGACCGGTCCCGACCGGGCGACCATGCTGGACTGGATTTCGCTGCCCCTGGGTGTGGTCACCCTGGCCGAACGCTTCGGCGGGGTCGAGGTCGACGACCGGCTCTATGGCGTCATGGTGGCGGAGGTGCGCAAGGCGCTGGCGCCCTTCGAAGCCAAATATGTCGCGGGCGATGCCGCTCGCGACCATGGCTTCCAGTTGCTGGGCACCTCGGGCACCGTCACCACGCTGGCCGCCGTGCGCATGAACCTGCCGCGTTACGACCGCGCCCGGGTCGACGGCAGTTGGCTGACCCGGGTGGAAATCGACAAGGTGATCGCCGATATTCGCGCCATGCCCTTCGAGGGGCGGGCGGCCAATCCCTGCATCGGCCACGACCGGGCGGACCTGGTGCTGGCGGGCTGCGCCATTCTCGAGGCGATCCTCGACGCCTGGCCCGAGAAGCGCCTGCGGATCGCCGACCGCGGCCTGCGCGAAGGGGTGTTGATGGGCCTGATGGCCGGGGTGATGTCGTGA